One window from the genome of Pseudoalteromonas sp. '520P1 No. 423' encodes:
- a CDS encoding acyl-CoA thioesterase, with product MKKPQRDITLRFLAEPQDVNFGGKVHGGAVMKWIDLAAYACSAGWSGRYCVTAYAGGIRFVAPIHVGSLVEVEAKVIYTGTSSMHIALEVTACDPKSLNRRITTHCIVIMVAVDETGQKIEIPKWIPETEADIKQHDTAIRLMEMRKQIGEEMEIFVK from the coding sequence ATGAAAAAACCACAGCGCGATATAACATTGAGATTTTTAGCAGAGCCGCAAGATGTTAACTTTGGAGGCAAAGTACATGGTGGTGCAGTAATGAAATGGATAGATTTAGCTGCTTACGCATGTTCTGCAGGTTGGAGTGGGCGTTACTGTGTTACGGCTTATGCCGGTGGTATTCGATTTGTGGCACCTATACATGTCGGTAGTTTAGTTGAAGTTGAAGCTAAAGTTATTTATACAGGTACTTCTTCTATGCATATTGCATTAGAAGTAACAGCCTGCGACCCAAAATCATTGAATAGACGTATTACAACACATTGTATTGTAATTATGGTGGCAGTTGATGAAACGGGTCAAAAGATCGAAATACCTAAATGGATCCCAGAAACTGAAGCTGATATTAAGCAGCATGATACTGCAATACGATTAATGGAAATGCGTAAGCAAATCGGCGAAGAAATGGAAATATTTGTAAAATAG
- the dbpA gene encoding ATP-dependent RNA helicase DbpA: MSQTTFTSVKLQPALIENLSSLGYNNMTQIQAESLPHVLAGKDVIAQGKTGSGKTAAFGLGILEKLRVKQFRIQSLVLCPTRELADQVAKEIRKLARSIHNIKVLTICGGMPFGPQVGSLEHGAHIIVGTPGRIEDHLHRGTLNLDNVTTLVLDEADRMLEMGFESAIDAITDATPDNRQTLLFSATFPDSIKTVSEHIMVDPVMVKVASSDNNTNIRQYFYKVENNKQRLVALRLLLLKHRPESCVVFCNTKVETQRISDELNNFGLSALALNGDLEQRDRDQTLVRFTNKSVCILVATDVAARGLDVDSLDMVINFEVVRDPEVHVHRIGRTGRAGKKGTAHSIFIETETHRFEKVSEYMDKEFDLSVLPPFSILEKPGYKPDMVTLQIDGGKKQKVRPGDILGALTGKNGIAGKQVGKINMFDNWAYVAVHKDASKPALAKLSEGKLKGRSFRVRRVR; encoded by the coding sequence TTGAGTCAAACCACCTTTACATCCGTTAAGTTACAACCGGCCCTAATAGAGAACCTCTCTTCTCTGGGTTATAACAATATGACGCAAATTCAAGCCGAAAGTCTACCCCATGTTCTTGCGGGTAAAGATGTGATCGCACAAGGAAAAACTGGTTCAGGAAAAACCGCTGCTTTTGGTTTAGGTATATTAGAGAAATTAAGAGTTAAACAATTTAGAATTCAATCATTGGTACTTTGTCCTACTCGTGAATTAGCCGATCAAGTTGCTAAAGAAATTCGTAAATTAGCGCGTAGTATTCATAACATTAAAGTTTTAACTATTTGTGGTGGTATGCCTTTTGGTCCACAAGTTGGTTCTTTAGAGCATGGGGCTCATATTATTGTAGGAACGCCAGGTCGAATTGAAGATCACTTACATCGCGGCACATTAAATTTAGACAATGTGACGACTTTAGTACTTGATGAAGCTGATCGCATGTTAGAAATGGGTTTTGAATCTGCGATTGATGCAATAACAGATGCGACACCAGATAACCGCCAGACTTTATTATTCAGTGCTACATTCCCTGATTCTATCAAAACAGTATCTGAACATATCATGGTTGATCCTGTTATGGTGAAAGTTGCTTCTTCTGATAACAATACTAATATTCGTCAATATTTTTATAAAGTAGAAAATAATAAACAACGCTTAGTCGCACTTCGTTTATTACTTTTAAAGCACCGTCCAGAGAGCTGTGTTGTATTTTGTAATACAAAAGTTGAAACACAAAGAATTTCAGATGAACTTAATAACTTTGGTTTAAGCGCCTTAGCTTTAAACGGTGATTTAGAGCAAAGAGACAGGGACCAGACCTTAGTCCGCTTTACCAATAAAAGCGTATGTATATTAGTTGCAACTGATGTAGCAGCGCGTGGTCTAGATGTTGATTCACTTGATATGGTGATTAACTTTGAAGTCGTTCGTGATCCAGAAGTACATGTACATCGCATTGGTCGTACTGGCCGTGCAGGTAAAAAAGGCACAGCGCACTCTATTTTCATTGAAACAGAAACACATCGCTTTGAAAAAGTATCTGAGTATATGGATAAAGAGTTCGATCTTTCGGTATTGCCGCCATTTAGCATATTGGAAAAACCAGGTTATAAACCAGACATGGTGACATTGCAAATTGATGGCGGTAAAAAACAAAAAGTACGTCCTGGAGATATTTTAGGCGCATTGACAGGTAAAAACGGTATTGCTGGCAAACAAGTTGGCAAAATCAATATGTTTGATAACTGGGCATATGTTGCAGTACATAAAGATGCGTCAAAACCAGCCCTTGCAAAATTATCTGAAGGTAAATTAAAAGGTCGCTCATTTAGAGTTAGACGTGTTAGATAA
- a CDS encoding DUF3622 domain-containing protein — MAQEKKFDYKVIQDGEKWHAEITRRVSARKTSVSKRKKGFESQEAAEQWGKEQLEVFLQNLQERNKRKAEKRVVRNELEAQAIEKEEEYKAKRLAARLAAEEEREEDQE; from the coding sequence ATGGCACAAGAAAAGAAATTTGATTACAAAGTAATTCAAGATGGCGAAAAATGGCACGCAGAAATTACTCGTCGTGTTTCAGCGAGAAAAACAAGCGTTTCTAAGCGTAAAAAAGGTTTTGAATCTCAAGAAGCCGCTGAGCAATGGGGTAAAGAGCAATTAGAAGTATTCTTACAAAACTTACAAGAGCGTAATAAGCGTAAAGCTGAAAAGCGTGTTGTTCGTAATGAACTTGAAGCGCAAGCTATCGAGAAAGAAGAAGAATACAAAGCAAAGCGTTTAGCTGCACGCCTTGCTGCTGAAGAAGAAAGAGAAGAAGACCAAGAGTAA
- a CDS encoding PolC-type DNA polymerase III, producing the protein MALKNTASSLVILDFETTGLSPNMGDRAIEIGAVRIENGLITDSFSQLMDPGFQITGFIEDYTGISNQMLKGMPSCAEVMDEFANFIGDSNLIAHNASFDKRFLDAELQQISRSYSGEFACSMLLARRIYQDAPTHKLGDLIRYKNIPADGGFHRALFDSQMTAKLWVAMLEDIRLDYDLTDIPFSLVKKLVKTPKQAVHELLKNW; encoded by the coding sequence ATGGCATTAAAAAATACAGCTAGCTCTTTAGTGATACTCGATTTTGAAACAACAGGTTTATCACCCAATATGGGCGATCGCGCTATCGAAATTGGTGCCGTACGTATTGAAAATGGGCTGATAACAGATTCTTTCAGTCAATTAATGGATCCTGGTTTTCAAATTACTGGTTTTATTGAAGATTACACCGGTATTAGTAATCAAATGCTAAAAGGCATGCCCTCTTGTGCAGAAGTAATGGATGAGTTTGCCAATTTTATTGGTGATTCAAATTTAATAGCCCACAACGCATCATTTGATAAACGATTTTTAGATGCTGAATTACAGCAAATTTCACGAAGTTATTCTGGTGAGTTTGCTTGCTCTATGTTATTAGCGCGACGGATTTATCAAGATGCACCAACACATAAGTTGGGAGATTTAATTAGATATAAAAATATTCCTGCTGATGGCGGTTTTCACCGAGCATTATTTGATTCGCAAATGACAGCCAAGCTTTGGGTAGCAATGTTGGAAGATATAAGGTTAGATTATGATTTAACTGATATTCCATTTTCATTAGTGAAAAAACTAGTGAAAACACCTAAGCAGGCAGTCCATGAATTATTAAAAAATTGGTAA
- a CDS encoding ABC transporter substrate-binding protein produces MNFRIIFTFLLFSPILNAVEPVRFVVPNFPPYMYQKNGELTGEGVSRVSKILKKAAIPFSFKLTTDYDRAIYEVKSGYSDGFFLASKNDERDKIAVFTKPVMQNVWCWFLLRTSNLDPDSAKFKLANVGTISNTNTHKWLSKNKFASVSGVLEPDTLLKMLSKGRLDAIFLSEAVFLEAIDKLGHSRSYYKTVVQKVRPFGMYLSKGYLAQNPEALETINKAIETLYPAKFKTLK; encoded by the coding sequence ATGAATTTTAGAATTATTTTCACATTTTTACTTTTTAGTCCGATACTTAATGCAGTAGAGCCTGTTAGGTTTGTTGTGCCAAACTTTCCCCCGTATATGTATCAAAAAAATGGTGAATTAACGGGTGAGGGAGTTTCTAGGGTGTCTAAAATATTAAAAAAGGCAGCAATTCCATTTAGTTTTAAACTCACCACAGATTATGACCGTGCAATATATGAGGTTAAGTCGGGTTATTCTGATGGCTTTTTTCTAGCCTCAAAAAATGACGAAAGAGATAAGATTGCGGTATTTACAAAGCCTGTTATGCAAAATGTTTGGTGTTGGTTTTTGCTTCGTACATCAAATTTAGATCCTGACTCGGCTAAATTTAAATTGGCTAATGTAGGCACTATATCAAATACCAATACGCATAAATGGTTAAGTAAAAATAAGTTTGCATCTGTATCAGGTGTTTTAGAGCCGGATACACTTTTGAAAATGCTCAGTAAAGGAAGGTTAGATGCAATTTTTTTATCTGAAGCTGTTTTTTTAGAAGCAATAGATAAACTAGGGCATTCAAGAAGCTATTATAAAACTGTAGTTCAAAAAGTGAGACCTTTTGGTATGTATTTATCAAAAGGTTATTTAGCTCAAAACCCTGAAGCATTAGAGACTATTAATAAAGCGATTGAAACTTTATACCCAGCTAAATTTAAAACTCTAAAATAA
- a CDS encoding outer membrane beta-barrel protein, with translation MINKLLLIPLIFTSTITLAEEHPPRWYAGITAGFNHTDDDNIGDPDTKYGIKGGYILNHWLAVESEFILHNKESNRFCDSAEFSNECVTLKQDYNYGFIGLRATKPVGNVFAFTARLGGALANYDSSLTGSESKFNASSALGMLWNIGQDSQLTLELQQVDYALANKTHENIISQNLSFTMKF, from the coding sequence ATGATAAATAAACTCCTTTTAATACCTCTAATATTTACCAGCACAATCACTTTAGCTGAAGAACATCCGCCCCGATGGTATGCAGGTATTACTGCAGGCTTTAACCATACAGATGACGATAATATCGGTGATCCGGATACAAAATATGGCATAAAAGGCGGCTATATTTTAAATCACTGGCTAGCCGTTGAATCAGAATTTATTTTACATAACAAGGAATCAAATCGTTTTTGTGATTCCGCTGAATTTTCTAATGAGTGTGTGACTTTAAAACAAGACTATAATTATGGTTTTATTGGGCTTCGTGCTACGAAACCTGTTGGCAATGTATTTGCTTTTACTGCGCGTTTAGGTGGCGCATTGGCTAATTATGACTCTAGTCTAACAGGGAGCGAAAGTAAGTTTAATGCCAGTAGTGCGCTAGGTATGTTATGGAATATAGGTCAAGATAGCCAACTTACTTTAGAGTTACAACAAGTCGATTATGCACTTGCTAATAAAACCCATGAAAATATTATTAGCCAGAATCTATCTTTCACGATGAAGTTTTAA
- a CDS encoding saccharopine dehydrogenase family protein encodes MSTVHWLGAGLSSLPGIRKVALSGQKLVLWNRTLEKAQQAVTSLKIDIPVKQLDLSSLEQEIQAGDVVISMLPATMHVQVAEICLGHKAHFVSSSYVSPEMQALDEKAKAADLSFVNEVGLDPGLDHLLAHALVAKYEASESFDKNNQHYFRSYCGGFPKVANEFKYKFSWSPLGVLKALKSPAQWIGEGEIKQTEKPWLALSDFDVTLADGSKETFQAYPNRDSVPFQAQYGFANDWNVQEFVRGTLRLNGWAQAWENLFTEVDTLTGDAGMKRLQAISDELWTKHQYDEGESDRVVLSVELEVKDPSGEKTVFNGSYGVDEAGNENGSAMARLVSLTVAIAIESLIAGDLVKGVSPAPHDEKTVTKWLDALTELNEHIFSH; translated from the coding sequence ATGAGCACAGTTCATTGGTTAGGCGCAGGACTATCATCACTTCCAGGTATACGCAAAGTTGCATTATCTGGACAAAAATTAGTGTTATGGAATCGAACTTTAGAAAAAGCACAACAAGCTGTTACAAGTTTAAAGATTGATATTCCAGTTAAACAACTAGATTTGTCATCATTAGAGCAAGAAATACAAGCGGGTGATGTTGTTATATCTATGTTGCCAGCAACTATGCATGTACAAGTAGCTGAAATTTGTTTGGGTCATAAAGCACATTTTGTATCGAGTAGTTATGTATCGCCTGAAATGCAGGCTTTAGATGAAAAAGCGAAAGCAGCTGATTTAAGTTTTGTAAATGAAGTTGGTTTAGATCCAGGCCTTGACCATTTATTAGCACATGCTTTAGTGGCTAAATATGAAGCATCTGAAAGCTTTGATAAAAATAATCAGCACTATTTCCGCTCATATTGTGGTGGTTTTCCAAAAGTAGCCAATGAGTTTAAATATAAATTTTCTTGGTCACCACTGGGTGTTTTAAAAGCACTGAAATCTCCAGCACAGTGGATAGGTGAAGGCGAAATAAAACAAACAGAAAAACCTTGGTTAGCATTATCAGACTTTGATGTGACTTTGGCTGATGGTTCTAAAGAGACTTTTCAGGCTTATCCAAACCGTGATTCAGTCCCATTTCAAGCGCAATATGGCTTTGCAAATGATTGGAATGTACAAGAGTTTGTGCGTGGTACGTTACGTTTAAATGGTTGGGCACAAGCATGGGAAAACTTATTCACTGAAGTTGATACATTAACTGGCGATGCGGGCATGAAACGTTTACAAGCTATCAGTGACGAACTTTGGACTAAACATCAATATGACGAAGGCGAATCAGACCGTGTAGTATTATCTGTTGAGCTTGAAGTTAAAGATCCGTCAGGTGAAAAAACAGTATTTAATGGTAGTTATGGTGTAGATGAAGCGGGCAATGAAAATGGTTCAGCTATGGCGCGTTTAGTGTCTTTAACTGTTGCTATTGCTATTGAGTCTTTAATTGCTGGTGACTTGGTTAAAGGTGTATCACCTGCACCTCATGATGAAAAAACCGTTACTAAATGGCTAGATGCTTTAACTGAGTTAAATGAACATATTTTTAGCCATTAA
- a CDS encoding saccharopine dehydrogenase translates to MSKAHIWLRAETKPLEERIALTPNVAKQLLDAGFKITVEESEQSAISSKPYREIGCDIQPAHSWREAPLDTIILGLKELTEEKWPLAHKHIHFAHVYKNQQGWKEVLQRFTQGQGQLFDLEYLVDENNRRIAAFGYWAGFAGAAVALKAFARRSQQMAPVLPKLASSKNQDTLVNEIKSLLALSDKPVKVLVIGAKGRSGRGAVEMAKSVGVQVIEWDIEETKVGGPFPQLLECDVVVNCVFVQAALPPFLTTEMLHQANRRLSIICDVSCDPYGDYNPLPIYDTCTTFSDPTLRLVEGDNPLDLIAIDHLPSLLPVESSEDFCQQLLPHLLQLDNLEQGVWQRANHTFNQKINQI, encoded by the coding sequence ATGAGTAAAGCACATATTTGGTTGCGTGCTGAAACAAAACCATTAGAAGAGCGTATTGCGCTTACCCCAAATGTAGCTAAGCAGCTTTTAGATGCTGGTTTTAAAATAACAGTTGAAGAGTCTGAGCAAAGTGCTATATCAAGCAAACCATACAGAGAAATAGGGTGTGATATACAGCCTGCACATAGTTGGCGCGAAGCACCACTTGATACCATTATTCTTGGTTTAAAAGAGCTAACGGAAGAAAAATGGCCATTAGCGCATAAACATATCCACTTTGCTCACGTATATAAAAATCAGCAAGGTTGGAAAGAAGTGCTGCAACGTTTTACTCAAGGACAAGGTCAATTATTTGATCTTGAGTATTTGGTTGATGAAAATAATCGTCGAATAGCTGCTTTTGGTTATTGGGCTGGTTTTGCCGGTGCGGCAGTTGCTTTAAAGGCATTTGCAAGGCGTTCACAACAAATGGCTCCAGTTTTACCAAAGTTAGCTTCATCAAAAAATCAAGATACATTAGTGAATGAAATTAAATCTTTATTAGCGCTGAGTGATAAACCAGTTAAAGTTTTGGTGATCGGTGCAAAAGGTCGAAGCGGTCGTGGCGCTGTTGAAATGGCCAAAAGTGTTGGTGTTCAAGTGATTGAGTGGGACATTGAAGAAACTAAAGTTGGCGGACCTTTCCCTCAACTCTTAGAATGTGATGTTGTGGTTAACTGTGTATTTGTTCAAGCTGCATTGCCACCATTTTTAACCACTGAAATGTTACATCAAGCAAATCGTAGATTATCAATTATTTGTGATGTGAGTTGTGATCCGTATGGTGATTATAATCCGCTACCAATTTACGATACATGCACAACATTTTCAGATCCGACATTGCGTTTAGTTGAAGGCGATAATCCGTTAGATTTAATTGCGATTGATCACTTACCTTCATTATTACCTGTTGAAAGCAGCGAAGATTTTTGTCAGCAATTACTACCTCATTTGTTACAACTAGATAATTTAGAGCAAGGTGTTTGGCAAAGAGCTAATCACACATTTAATCAAAAAATTAATCAAATATAA
- a CDS encoding aminotransferase class III-fold pyridoxal phosphate-dependent enzyme translates to MENLALFDANCSESKIQELVAKHYNLLVKVKKLPGYIDLNYRLATEDGKKYILKIANSAEPLAELDMQNKMMQFIEQNPIEQYQFPQVIADINHQDITILIDTQNQPRYMRLLSFVDGIFYSEHKNINCQHHQKLGEMLGKFNSQLVNFDHDASERYLDWDLKNAQQVIERKIHELSCDTQKQQVKRILSTFIHQVSPFTEGLPQAVIHNDINDYNLLLSSHDENSDIQGVIDFGDMVKSYQIHELAIACTYALLDTNNPISVIKTITLAYHQQRKLNPTEAWVLFPLICARLATSVCNSAQAIKAEPDNEYLLISAKPAWRAIEKLLKFDAKTIGFELQRLCQFKAQNNQQHQEILQQRQDNLFKTLSVSYKDPLIIERGQGQYLLDENNVAYLDMVNNVCHVGHCHPKVVEAGQKQMAMLNTNTRYLNNNIIEYSEALLSKMPDELSVVMFVNSGSEANELAMRLMQCYNKSNELIVVDGAYHGNTNKAIEISPYKFNGPGGDGAADNIHIVPMPDPYRGKFKGMSEQTGQAYAESVSETISQLTLQGKQIGGFICESLQGVGGNLIMPDGYLKSVYRSIRAAGGLCIADEVQVGFGRVGTHWWAFETQDVVPDIVTLGKPIGNGHPLAAVVTTKKIADAFVTGMEYFNTFGGNPVSCAIGKAVIDTITEDKLRENAIMTGNYMMMQLRQLQNQFPIIGDVRGLGLFIGAELVRDQNLTPATEEAKFLIEQLKTRNILLSLDGPFNNVLKIKPPIVFNQSNVDYFIAQLKDCLAHL, encoded by the coding sequence GTGGAAAATTTAGCGTTATTTGATGCCAATTGTTCTGAGTCAAAAATTCAGGAGTTAGTAGCTAAGCATTACAATTTATTAGTAAAAGTTAAAAAGCTACCTGGGTATATAGATCTAAATTACCGACTAGCAACTGAAGATGGCAAAAAATATATTTTAAAAATAGCCAATAGTGCAGAGCCTTTGGCTGAACTCGATATGCAAAACAAAATGATGCAGTTTATCGAGCAAAATCCGATTGAGCAGTATCAATTCCCTCAGGTGATTGCTGATATTAACCATCAAGATATTACCATTTTAATTGATACTCAAAACCAACCTAGATACATGCGCTTATTAAGCTTTGTTGATGGTATTTTTTATTCAGAACATAAAAATATTAACTGCCAGCACCATCAAAAACTAGGTGAAATGCTAGGGAAATTTAATAGCCAATTAGTTAATTTTGATCATGATGCCAGTGAGCGATATCTTGATTGGGATTTAAAAAATGCACAGCAGGTAATTGAAAGAAAAATACATGAACTCAGTTGTGATACACAAAAACAACAAGTTAAACGTATTTTATCGACTTTTATCCATCAAGTTAGTCCTTTTACTGAAGGATTACCACAAGCTGTGATCCATAATGACATTAATGATTACAATTTATTGTTATCTAGCCATGATGAAAATTCAGATATACAAGGTGTTATTGATTTTGGCGATATGGTGAAAAGCTATCAAATACATGAATTAGCTATTGCTTGTACTTACGCACTGTTAGATACAAACAACCCTATATCGGTCATCAAAACTATCACTTTAGCTTATCATCAACAAAGAAAGCTTAATCCAACTGAAGCTTGGGTTTTATTTCCACTTATTTGTGCGCGCTTAGCCACCAGCGTATGTAATTCAGCACAAGCTATAAAAGCTGAACCTGATAATGAATACTTACTTATTTCAGCTAAGCCTGCATGGCGAGCAATTGAAAAGTTATTAAAATTTGATGCAAAAACCATAGGTTTTGAGCTACAAAGGTTATGTCAGTTTAAAGCTCAAAATAACCAACAACATCAAGAAATCTTACAACAAAGACAAGATAATCTATTTAAAACTTTAAGTGTGTCTTACAAAGATCCCCTGATCATTGAACGAGGCCAAGGCCAATATTTATTAGATGAAAACAATGTCGCTTATTTAGATATGGTAAATAATGTGTGCCATGTTGGTCATTGTCATCCAAAAGTTGTTGAAGCTGGTCAAAAACAAATGGCGATGCTTAATACCAATACCCGCTATTTAAATAACAACATTATTGAATATAGCGAAGCGTTATTAAGCAAAATGCCAGATGAATTATCTGTTGTGATGTTTGTAAACTCAGGCAGTGAAGCCAATGAATTAGCGATGCGTTTAATGCAGTGCTACAACAAATCTAATGAGCTCATTGTTGTTGATGGCGCATATCACGGTAATACCAACAAAGCGATTGAGATCAGCCCTTATAAATTTAATGGCCCTGGTGGCGACGGCGCTGCAGATAATATTCATATTGTGCCTATGCCAGATCCCTATCGCGGTAAGTTTAAAGGCATGAGTGAACAAACAGGTCAAGCTTATGCAGAATCAGTGAGTGAAACCATTAGCCAACTGACTTTACAAGGCAAGCAAATTGGTGGCTTTATTTGTGAATCCCTACAAGGCGTCGGCGGAAATTTAATTATGCCTGATGGTTATTTAAAGTCTGTATATCGTTCAATAAGAGCTGCTGGCGGATTATGTATTGCTGATGAAGTACAAGTTGGATTTGGCCGGGTTGGCACACATTGGTGGGCATTTGAAACACAAGATGTAGTGCCAGATATCGTCACTTTAGGTAAACCTATAGGTAATGGACACCCATTAGCTGCAGTTGTCACCACTAAAAAAATAGCTGATGCTTTTGTAACTGGTATGGAGTATTTCAATACCTTTGGCGGAAACCCTGTATCTTGTGCCATAGGTAAAGCGGTTATCGATACCATAACTGAAGATAAGCTAAGAGAAAATGCGATCATGACTGGCAACTATATGATGATGCAGTTGAGACAATTGCAAAATCAATTTCCTATTATAGGAGATGTACGAGGTTTAGGGCTATTTATAGGTGCCGAGCTTGTACGAGACCAAAATCTGACTCCAGCCACTGAAGAAGCTAAATTTTTAATTGAGCAACTCAAAACACGTAATATTTTACTTAGCTTAGATGGCCCATTTAATAACGTACTTAAAATCAAACCGCCTATCGTATTTAATCAAAGCAATGTGGATTATTTCATTGCTCAATTAAAGGACTGCTTAGCGCATTTATAA
- the nhaC gene encoding Na+/H+ antiporter NhaC — MSQTKAPSLLDALTPIVALLIMLATSVYLFSSDSSSGANQIALIMAACIALLVAVKNGYKWQQIEAGIVKSVASVTGALLILFAVGGLIGTWILAGTVPAMIYYGIQLLSPDYFYAASCLICAVIAISIGSSWTVAGTIGVALIGIAAALGLNIEITAGAIISGAYFGDKMSPLSDTTNLAPAVVGTDIFKHIKHMSWTTIPSILIALTGFLILGFHKNATNSATQLNDILVILDNDFSIGLHLLLPLVVVLFLAYKKTPAFPTVILGSLSGALCAIAFQFEGIVLFADDDNLQPIVAALKGIWITMFSGYEANTSDAVINQLLSRGGMSGMLNTIWLILCAMAFGGVMEVSGMLKRIVQSLLTLVKGSSSLIITTLATCIGANIITADQYIAIVLPGRMLKVEYAKHGLDPINLSRTIEDSATITSPLVPWNTCGAYMAVTLGVATMAYLPYAFFNLICPIVSGIYAYLNFKIEFIDESLVST; from the coding sequence ATGTCTCAAACTAAAGCACCTAGTCTGCTGGATGCGCTCACCCCTATCGTTGCACTTTTGATTATGCTTGCAACTTCTGTTTATTTATTTTCTTCCGATAGCTCTTCTGGTGCCAATCAAATCGCTTTAATTATGGCTGCTTGTATCGCTTTATTAGTCGCCGTAAAAAATGGCTATAAATGGCAACAAATTGAGGCTGGAATCGTAAAAAGCGTTGCTTCAGTCACAGGCGCATTACTTATTTTATTTGCGGTGGGTGGGCTCATAGGAACATGGATATTAGCAGGCACAGTACCAGCCATGATTTATTACGGTATCCAACTATTAAGTCCAGATTATTTTTATGCTGCCAGTTGTTTAATTTGTGCTGTAATAGCAATTAGTATTGGTAGTTCTTGGACTGTTGCCGGCACGATAGGTGTTGCCTTAATAGGTATCGCTGCTGCACTAGGATTAAATATAGAAATCACAGCAGGAGCAATCATTAGCGGCGCTTATTTTGGTGATAAAATGTCGCCATTATCAGATACTACAAATCTAGCGCCTGCCGTAGTAGGTACCGATATTTTTAAACATATCAAACATATGAGTTGGACAACTATACCCAGTATTTTAATCGCATTAACTGGCTTTTTAATTCTCGGTTTTCATAAAAATGCAACTAACTCAGCTACCCAGTTAAATGATATTTTAGTGATATTAGATAATGATTTTTCAATCGGTTTGCATCTATTACTGCCATTAGTTGTTGTTTTATTTTTAGCCTATAAAAAAACCCCTGCATTTCCCACCGTCATTTTAGGTTCATTATCAGGTGCTTTATGTGCGATCGCTTTTCAATTCGAAGGCATAGTACTGTTTGCTGACGATGATAATTTACAGCCTATTGTTGCTGCATTAAAAGGTATTTGGATCACTATGTTTTCTGGTTATGAAGCCAATACTTCTGATGCTGTGATCAATCAATTATTAAGTAGAGGCGGCATGAGCGGTATGCTCAATACAATTTGGCTAATTTTATGTGCCATGGCTTTTGGTGGTGTGATGGAAGTCAGCGGTATGTTAAAACGTATCGTGCAATCATTGCTAACTTTAGTCAAAGGCAGCTCCAGTCTCATAATTACAACGCTAGCGACTTGTATAGGTGCCAATATTATCACTGCAGATCAATACATCGCTATTGTATTACCTGGTCGCATGCTAAAGGTGGAATATGCAAAACATGGATTAGATCCGATTAATTTAAGTCGAACGATAGAAGATTCAGCTACGATTACCAGCCCGTTAGTGCCATGGAATACCTGTGGTGCTTATATGGCAGTTACTTTAGGTGTCGCAACGATGGCTTATTTACCTTATGCCTTTTTTAATCTGATCTGCCCAATTGTCAGCGGTATTTATGCCTATTTAAATTTTAAGATAGAATTTATTGATGAGAGTTTAGTGTCAACTTAA